The proteins below come from a single Deltaproteobacteria bacterium genomic window:
- a CDS encoding VOC family protein, with protein sequence MKKGIHHVGLAVRSVDEVARFLNELFGAELTDYSMETNEFFSRMVQVGEGFFELLEPRGANGLIERFLKSNGEGIHHVSMLVEDLEEVLKVCEKKGMTVLGRRFIHPQSAHGILIELLPADELK encoded by the coding sequence ATGAAAAAAGGCATTCATCATGTGGGGCTCGCTGTCCGGAGCGTGGACGAAGTAGCCCGCTTCCTGAATGAGCTTTTTGGGGCTGAGCTTACCGATTATTCGATGGAAACAAATGAATTTTTTTCCCGCATGGTTCAAGTGGGAGAGGGGTTTTTCGAGCTGTTAGAACCCAGAGGCGCGAATGGCCTGATCGAAAGGTTCCTCAAGTCCAATGGAGAGGGGATTCATCACGTTTCAATGCTTGTCGAGGATCTGGAGGAAGTGCTGAAGGTCTGTGAAAAAAAAGGCATGACTGTCCTTGGCCGCCGTTTTATACATCCCCAAAGCGCCCATGGAATCCTGATCGAGCTTCTTCCAGCAGACGAATTAAAATAA
- a CDS encoding tetratricopeptide repeat protein — translation MGLEPHRSAGGSHELNHLNFGGYLMWATGQKTFIDGRLEVVREKFYAEYERYFSPRQDKRQWRQALEQGVTRWNIQWIIFPYDVNPGLLNLLSRNSAWRLAYVDHKAVIFVRNGPEIERYIDPNLKRLLKPSIPSPLRTLPGLFGNQRPNSFKRFLSGFFEKQAFPTHHHMFGLFHYFRREWPKAHAHFTEAVKESRGYYYETYNNLGSASFRLGQLDVARQCYEIVLKEDPKNPIALRRLRQISKMN, via the coding sequence ATGGGACTGGAACCGCACCGCTCTGCCGGTGGAAGCCATGAACTGAATCATCTCAATTTTGGCGGCTACCTGATGTGGGCCACCGGCCAAAAGACATTCATTGACGGTCGCCTTGAAGTCGTTAGGGAAAAATTTTATGCGGAATATGAACGTTATTTTAGCCCGCGACAGGACAAGAGACAGTGGCGGCAGGCGTTAGAGCAAGGCGTGACTCGCTGGAATATTCAATGGATAATCTTTCCTTACGACGTCAATCCGGGGCTGTTGAACTTGTTGAGCCGCAATTCAGCCTGGCGCTTAGCTTATGTAGATCATAAGGCCGTCATCTTTGTGCGCAACGGCCCCGAAATCGAGAGGTATATAGACCCGAACCTTAAGCGATTACTAAAACCGTCCATCCCATCTCCATTGAGAACTTTACCCGGGCTCTTTGGCAACCAGCGTCCGAATTCATTCAAACGTTTTCTATCCGGTTTTTTCGAAAAACAGGCCTTCCCAACGCACCACCATATGTTCGGGCTGTTTCACTACTTCCGCCGCGAGTGGCCAAAGGCCCATGCGCACTTTACAGAAGCCGTCAAGGAGAGCCGGGGTTATTACTATGAGACATACAACAACCTGGGGTCCGCATCGTTTCGCCTGGGACAACTCGATGTAGCACGGCAGTGCTACGAGATCGTCTTGAAGGAGGACCCAAAAAATCCGATTGCCTTGCGTCGTTTAAGGCAGATTAGTAAAATGAACTAG
- a CDS encoding Zn-ribbon domain-containing OB-fold protein produces MSEEKTGKKQVPLKPGIFRIPDKPGEKPYLIASRCKECGKYFFPQRTICLNCGQTSLEEAPLKGRGKVYTYTVAQQQLPGALVQVPYAIAIVLMEEGCQIHTVVTEDWENLEVDMDVEVYFEKMSEDQEGNDQLAYKFRAVKA; encoded by the coding sequence ATGAGTGAAGAAAAGACTGGGAAAAAACAAGTACCCTTGAAGCCGGGTATATTCAGGATCCCTGACAAACCTGGCGAGAAGCCCTATCTGATTGCATCCCGGTGCAAGGAATGCGGGAAGTATTTCTTTCCCCAGCGGACGATCTGCCTAAATTGCGGTCAGACGTCCCTGGAGGAAGCGCCTTTAAAAGGGCGAGGTAAGGTTTATACTTACACGGTGGCCCAGCAGCAGCTTCCGGGCGCGCTGGTGCAGGTGCCTTATGCCATTGCCATTGTATTGATGGAGGAGGGCTGCCAGATTCACACCGTGGTGACCGAGGACTGGGAGAATCTCGAAGTTGATATGGACGTGGAGGTTTACTTCGAGAAGATGAGTGAAGATCAGGAAGGCAACGACCAGCTCGCATACAAGTTCAGAGCTGTGAAGGCCTAG
- a CDS encoding phosphoglycerate kinase, translated as MNNLDLDPRLPVLQNADLRDKIVLVRVDHNVVKKGEIRDPYRIDATFGTLYNIVERGGRLILMTHIGRTRDKKTGRIKVGDETAVQPVVEYLERKLHTRFTIPEFPVDPERGVREIDASINWHIRDLRAHRIGGIYLPNTRWFEGEEATGEKRQRFASQLAALADVYVNDAFGSWQSHASTSDVAEYLPSFAGFLLQKELSNLKHILEPERPFLAVVAGAKYDTKIGPLKKIYQKVDNLILGGVIYNTFLCAKYDLKIAGVNEDDIKAARDLVEQDREAKKLIELPLVIESDIIEGRIEGKYRTRSIKDLKKGEAPGYFLDVAPESFDSPGVSEVIRSAKTIFVNAVMGFTPHFYEGSAKLDQAIDQNMHAQKFYGGGDTLQEFKNLSPGLYLAAMDSAQYYFFTGGGTVLKAIEDGTPYDLAPVKALIENAGKKLEQSKRHYDPNN; from the coding sequence ATGAATAATTTGGACCTCGATCCGCGATTGCCTGTCCTCCAGAACGCTGATCTCAGGGACAAGATCGTCCTGGTTCGCGTGGACCACAACGTGGTTAAGAAAGGGGAAATTCGCGACCCCTATCGTATTGACGCCACATTTGGTACACTTTACAACATCGTAGAACGCGGCGGCCGACTCATCCTCATGACTCACATCGGCCGAACGCGCGACAAAAAAACCGGCCGGATTAAGGTTGGAGATGAAACTGCGGTTCAGCCGGTTGTTGAGTATCTGGAGCGGAAGCTGCACACCAGGTTCACGATTCCTGAGTTTCCGGTTGATCCTGAAAGAGGCGTCAGAGAGATTGATGCTTCCATTAACTGGCATATCCGGGATCTGCGCGCCCACCGAATCGGAGGCATCTATCTGCCAAATACCCGCTGGTTTGAGGGCGAGGAAGCCACAGGCGAAAAGAGGCAGCGATTTGCCTCGCAGCTGGCCGCTCTAGCTGATGTCTATGTTAATGACGCCTTCGGCTCATGGCAATCCCACGCTTCTACTTCTGATGTCGCTGAATATCTGCCCAGCTTTGCAGGCTTTCTCCTCCAAAAGGAACTCAGTAACCTCAAGCATATCCTGGAACCTGAACGGCCCTTCCTTGCCGTGGTTGCCGGAGCTAAATACGATACCAAGATCGGCCCCCTCAAAAAAATATACCAGAAGGTTGATAATCTCATCCTGGGCGGGGTTATTTACAACACCTTTCTTTGCGCCAAATATGATCTCAAGATCGCCGGAGTGAACGAAGACGACATAAAGGCTGCCAGGGACCTGGTTGAACAGGACCGGGAGGCCAAAAAGCTGATCGAGCTGCCTCTGGTGATCGAATCGGATATAATTGAAGGGCGGATTGAAGGTAAGTATAGAACCCGCAGCATCAAGGATCTCAAGAAGGGAGAGGCGCCCGGTTACTTTCTGGACGTCGCGCCCGAATCTTTCGATTCCCCCGGTGTATCCGAAGTCATTAGATCCGCCAAAACTATATTCGTAAATGCGGTTATGGGGTTCACCCCCCACTTTTACGAGGGGTCTGCAAAACTGGACCAGGCCATTGATCAGAACATGCACGCTCAAAAATTCTACGGCGGGGGCGACACCCTTCAGGAGTTTAAAAATCTTTCCCCTGGGCTGTATCTCGCCGCCATGGACAGCGCTCAGTATTACTTCTTTACAGGGGGTGGGACGGTTCTTAAGGCCATCGAGGACGGCACACCATACGATCTCGCACCGGTCAAGGCCCTGATCGAAAATGCAGGGAAAAAGCTGGAACAATCAAAGCGGCATTACGACCCAAACAACTAA
- a CDS encoding thiolase family protein, with protein MPNVKAWKKMREVCIVGIGLHKFGRWPDKGVGDLGREAIQAALEDAGAEFKDIEAGFSGRVQSVTGTGQQVFGEMGQPGILIDNVEKACASSSTAVRIATWAVGAGLYDVVLCTGVEKMRRGLVTAGGGGPGAPYSYLMGMFLMPAEYAMRARRHIADYGTAPEMFGQVSVKNHKNATMNPMAQYQQALSLEEVMNSRMIADPITLYMCSPTTDGASAAVICAKEVAHRFKGKPITIAGWSSGTPEYNPRSVGGDVSEGFIARLAREAYELASVGPEDIDVAQVHDAFAPGEVFAIEECGFCPSGEGGKFVWEGKANIDGEVPVNTDGGLESRGHPMGATGIAQMAEIVSQLRGEAGPRQVPGNPKVGLTHNVGLGGCNVFILKK; from the coding sequence GTGCCTAATGTAAAAGCTTGGAAAAAGATGAGGGAGGTTTGCATCGTCGGTATTGGCCTGCACAAGTTCGGACGCTGGCCGGACAAGGGAGTGGGAGATTTGGGCCGCGAGGCCATCCAGGCCGCGCTCGAAGACGCCGGCGCCGAGTTTAAGGATATTGAGGCCGGGTTCAGCGGCCGGGTGCAGAGCGTTACAGGGACCGGCCAGCAAGTCTTTGGCGAAATGGGCCAGCCTGGTATCCTGATTGACAATGTTGAGAAGGCCTGCGCCAGTTCTTCGACCGCGGTCAGGATCGCCACCTGGGCCGTTGGAGCCGGTCTTTATGATGTCGTTCTTTGCACCGGTGTGGAGAAGATGCGTCGGGGTCTGGTAACAGCCGGCGGTGGCGGGCCAGGGGCGCCTTATTCATATCTGATGGGCATGTTTTTGATGCCGGCTGAGTATGCCATGCGCGCCAGGCGGCACATAGCGGACTATGGCACCGCGCCGGAGATGTTCGGTCAGGTCTCGGTCAAGAATCATAAGAATGCGACCATGAATCCCATGGCTCAGTATCAGCAGGCATTGAGCCTTGAGGAGGTCATGAACAGCCGTATGATCGCAGACCCCATCACTCTATATATGTGTTCTCCCACTACGGATGGGGCTTCGGCCGCGGTGATTTGCGCCAAGGAGGTGGCGCATCGTTTCAAAGGCAAGCCCATCACCATTGCCGGGTGGAGCAGCGGGACGCCCGAGTATAATCCCCGGAGTGTGGGCGGCGACGTGTCCGAAGGTTTTATTGCCCGGCTGGCTCGTGAGGCGTATGAGCTGGCCAGTGTTGGGCCTGAAGATATTGATGTGGCGCAAGTGCATGACGCCTTTGCGCCTGGTGAGGTTTTCGCCATTGAGGAGTGTGGGTTTTGCCCTTCAGGCGAAGGCGGTAAATTCGTCTGGGAGGGAAAGGCGAATATTGACGGCGAGGTCCCGGTCAATACCGACGGCGGATTAGAGAGCCGGGGGCATCCCATGGGAGCGACGGGTATTGCCCAGATGGCTGAGATCGTCTCTCAGCTCAGGGGCGAAGCCGGCCCAAGGCAGGTGCCTGGCAACCCCAAAGTGGGATTGACCCACAACGTCGGCCTGGGCGGCTGCAATGTTTTTATTTTAAAGAAATAA
- a CDS encoding VOC family protein, translating to MAVNVSPLVHIEIAVHEAEEACQFLHNVFGAEKVQEEFASFLDGPNARVIHVGLGDVVLQFIQPIATQGSWYEQLKTKGPGVHNLTFVVDSMEETLKALEEEDASPLFSFPLDWSKLIDPANLKPNVPPVYMMNTMEKIGFHLELSESPAVQAPEAAKYATGADELIGNVSPMLHIELVVHDVEETYQFLHKVFGSEMVEQDFARFLDSPFMKILHVNLGDVVLQYCQPLVEQGSWYEQLRDKGPGVHNITFIVNNMDETIKAIESQGAQDLFTFPLDWGQLVGSENVKPNVPPVHMVNTMEKLGFHLELGERPTDKEINFLYKQV from the coding sequence ATGGCTGTTAACGTATCACCTCTGGTTCACATAGAAATCGCGGTACATGAAGCGGAAGAGGCATGTCAATTCCTGCACAACGTCTTTGGCGCGGAAAAGGTGCAGGAGGAGTTCGCCAGCTTTCTGGATGGACCCAACGCTAGGGTTATCCACGTCGGACTTGGCGATGTGGTGCTCCAATTCATCCAGCCCATTGCCACACAGGGTTCCTGGTACGAGCAGTTGAAGACCAAGGGCCCGGGGGTGCATAATCTCACCTTCGTGGTGGACAGCATGGAAGAAACACTAAAGGCCTTGGAAGAAGAGGACGCTTCTCCTCTCTTTTCATTTCCCCTGGACTGGAGCAAGCTTATTGATCCCGCAAACCTCAAACCGAACGTGCCGCCGGTATATATGATGAACACCATGGAGAAGATCGGTTTCCATTTGGAACTGAGTGAATCGCCAGCAGTGCAGGCGCCGGAAGCAGCAAAATATGCCACCGGGGCCGACGAACTCATAGGTAACGTCTCGCCCATGCTGCACATCGAACTTGTCGTTCATGACGTGGAAGAAACATACCAATTCCTTCATAAGGTCTTTGGCTCGGAAATGGTGGAACAGGATTTTGCCCGGTTTTTAGACAGCCCGTTCATGAAAATACTGCATGTCAATCTGGGCGATGTGGTCCTGCAATACTGTCAGCCGCTTGTGGAGCAGGGTTCCTGGTATGAGCAATTAAGAGACAAGGGGCCTGGAGTGCACAACATTACCTTTATAGTTAATAATATGGATGAAACAATAAAAGCTATAGAGAGCCAGGGAGCTCAGGACCTTTTTACGTTTCCGCTTGACTGGGGTCAGCTTGTGGGTTCCGAAAATGTCAAGCCGAACGTCCCTCCGGTGCATATGGTCAACACCATGGAAAAGCTTGGGTTCCATCTGGAACTGGGCGAAAGGCCGACCGATAAAGAAATAAACTTTTTATATAAACAAGTCTGA
- the tsaA gene encoding tRNA (N6-threonylcarbamoyladenosine(37)-N6)-methyltransferase TrmO, with the protein MSIVMEPIGYVRTDAKMIPRHWSLSDTEGTLVIDEIYREGLRNIEPGQRIVVIFHFHRSPEFNTQFLTQKPPHQTEKLGVFSICSPFRPNPIGMSVLEVLEVKGCVISVKGLDMIDGSPVLDIKPYIEDKYSCPSFEGKRRPTTP; encoded by the coding sequence ATGAGCATTGTGATGGAACCCATTGGCTACGTGCGCACTGACGCCAAAATGATCCCCCGGCATTGGTCTCTCTCGGATACAGAGGGAACCTTAGTTATTGATGAAATATACCGGGAAGGGCTTAGGAATATTGAGCCAGGCCAGCGGATTGTTGTCATTTTTCATTTTCATCGGAGCCCTGAATTTAATACCCAGTTTCTAACCCAAAAGCCTCCACACCAAACAGAAAAATTGGGTGTTTTCAGTATCTGTTCTCCCTTTAGGCCTAATCCCATTGGCATGTCGGTTTTAGAAGTCCTTGAGGTCAAAGGCTGCGTCATATCTGTAAAGGGGTTGGATATGATTGACGGTTCGCCTGTTCTGGATATTAAGCCCTATATCGAGGATAAATATAGCTGTCCAAGCTTTGAGGGTAAACGGCGGCCAACCACGCCCTGA
- a CDS encoding PQQ-binding-like beta-propeller repeat protein codes for MNLRSESEALVASSSQITGGWLVCPNCGASYKTPHHFCSQCHYYTSSWWAPEGLAKKRSRWKLQLILAVLVLLLIIYLAWTSPFVPNPFVLFRQPASDWASLSSPDEWTGYARDTAHTRYVPFLVSPLHGRIRWSLTLGEEPTESLPAVADGVLYVGGYFKVLALEAATGKQIWQTETTGPVHSSPVIADTLLFMGLLDGRIMALERSTGQLKWEYQTGNFIFSSPAVVNNILYIGSGDQAIYALSAQTGELIWKTMTEGRVQFAPALRDGVLYVSSSDRSLYSLGAKTGAQRLRFRTYRDLVDAPVVANKLVYFVTREGRLYTIKHEAREVPGQYPFKWIWMQLWLWRLPVPPPPPQAGAMWRTLPKHAWFGFTSSPAVTPEALYLGDRRGWFYARDALKGEPLWEFRARSRIPAAPLVLGDTVYFGSVDGKLYALDRHKGKLLWKLSLGAPINTSPVYAAGLLFQRTEDGKIHAIE; via the coding sequence ATGAACCTGAGGTCCGAATCGGAGGCCCTGGTTGCTTCGTCAAGCCAAATCACAGGGGGCTGGCTGGTCTGCCCCAATTGCGGGGCCAGTTATAAAACGCCTCATCACTTCTGTTCACAGTGCCATTACTATACTTCAAGCTGGTGGGCGCCTGAGGGTTTAGCAAAAAAACGATCGCGCTGGAAGCTTCAACTCATTCTCGCGGTCCTAGTCTTATTGTTAATTATATATCTGGCCTGGACTTCACCCTTTGTTCCCAACCCCTTTGTCCTGTTCCGACAGCCCGCCTCAGATTGGGCCTCTCTATCCAGTCCTGATGAGTGGACAGGTTATGCCAGAGACACAGCCCATACGCGTTATGTTCCTTTTCTCGTATCTCCCCTGCATGGTCGAATTCGTTGGTCACTCACCCTGGGTGAAGAACCCACGGAATCACTTCCAGCGGTAGCAGACGGCGTCCTCTATGTGGGCGGATATTTTAAAGTTTTGGCCTTGGAGGCTGCTACGGGTAAACAAATTTGGCAAACTGAAACTACCGGCCCGGTTCATTCTTCGCCCGTCATAGCCGACACTTTGCTCTTTATGGGCCTGCTAGACGGCCGCATCATGGCCCTGGAGCGCTCCACCGGTCAGCTCAAATGGGAATACCAGACAGGTAATTTTATTTTCAGTTCGCCGGCGGTCGTTAATAACATCCTTTATATCGGGTCGGGTGACCAGGCGATTTATGCGCTGAGCGCCCAAACCGGTGAGCTGATATGGAAGACCATGACTGAAGGCCGCGTTCAATTTGCTCCAGCCCTTCGAGATGGTGTGCTTTACGTTTCCTCCAGCGACCGAAGTCTTTACAGCCTTGGGGCAAAGACCGGGGCACAGCGGCTTCGATTCCGAACTTATCGTGACCTCGTTGACGCCCCGGTTGTGGCAAATAAACTTGTTTATTTTGTAACCAGAGAAGGTCGGCTCTATACCATAAAACATGAAGCCCGTGAAGTGCCAGGGCAGTATCCTTTCAAATGGATATGGATGCAGCTCTGGTTGTGGCGGCTGCCAGTGCCGCCTCCGCCGCCCCAGGCTGGGGCCATGTGGCGTACACTGCCGAAACATGCCTGGTTCGGTTTCACTTCGTCACCGGCTGTGACACCCGAGGCCCTGTATCTTGGGGACAGGCGCGGGTGGTTTTACGCGCGTGACGCCTTGAAAGGAGAACCTCTTTGGGAATTCAGAGCCCGCAGTCGTATCCCGGCCGCGCCGCTGGTTCTGGGCGATACAGTTTATTTTGGCTCAGTGGATGGCAAACTGTATGCTTTAGACCGGCATAAAGGTAAGCTCCTCTGGAAGCTCTCCCTCGGCGCACCCATCAACACAAGCCCTGTATACGCCGCCGGACTCCTCTTTCAGCGTACTGAAGATGGCAAGATTCATGCGATCGAATAA
- a CDS encoding PEP-CTERM sorting domain-containing protein — translation MKKAVISFLVGFCILMGSVVYVHATLIDWGINSEYFKDTDAGFFWYDPNEFAGWSLIAIDVFVTSSSIWEWATPMEVFSLLFKETSGVALEQVIGPSSYTWTSPINGKETMEWLGFYSPASPNAGVGVGSEENVSPLFNKITSLSYVSDIGSYTSRPGAWLRSNSDPTVPAPATLILLGSGLIAFAGFRRKFGK, via the coding sequence ATGAAAAAAGCCGTGATCTCATTTCTTGTTGGTTTCTGTATCTTGATGGGTTCGGTCGTATATGTGCATGCGACACTAATAGACTGGGGAATTAACTCAGAATATTTTAAAGACACAGATGCCGGCTTTTTCTGGTACGATCCAAACGAGTTCGCTGGATGGAGCTTAATAGCCATTGATGTCTTTGTCACCAGTAGTTCGATCTGGGAATGGGCCACGCCTATGGAAGTTTTTAGTTTGCTTTTTAAGGAAACCTCAGGCGTGGCGTTAGAGCAGGTTATAGGCCCCTCTAGCTATACTTGGACGTCGCCGATAAACGGGAAGGAAACCATGGAATGGCTCGGGTTTTACTCCCCAGCCTCACCAAATGCTGGAGTCGGCGTGGGCAGCGAAGAAAACGTATCACCACTATTTAATAAAATAACATCATTGAGCTATGTCAGTGACATCGGCAGCTATACCAGTCGGCCTGGCGCCTGGTTACGCTCAAACTCAGATCCCACGGTTCCGGCGCCAGCGACCTTGATCCTTTTAGGCTCCGGCCTGATTGCCTTTGCCGGATTCAGAAGGAAGTTTGGAAAATAA
- a CDS encoding enoyl-CoA hydratase/isomerase family protein produces MAIEPRFYKIERDGPVIVWKFSNPPQNLATIESGQELVELVQEFDKDPELRVGIITSATPGMFIQHFDVSSILDWAENLSKASEEEVAQQMSMLPPPQGIGSHTSKPLICAINGPVEGGGCEMALGCDIRFIARDAFMGQPEVNAGFPPGGGGTQRLARLLGVGKALELCLTGRRIYADEAERLGLVTKACDPEELMPTVMAFAQALAARPPVGVSIIKKAIYEGVDMTLQEGLILERKLFFEAIRSKEAVELMRLYVSTGQDREKLAAMLEDQQQD; encoded by the coding sequence ATGGCGATTGAACCACGGTTTTACAAGATCGAAAGAGACGGACCGGTCATTGTTTGGAAGTTTTCGAATCCTCCCCAGAACCTGGCGACAATCGAGTCGGGTCAGGAGTTAGTGGAGCTTGTACAGGAGTTTGATAAGGATCCTGAGCTGCGCGTGGGCATTATCACCAGTGCCACGCCCGGGATGTTCATTCAGCATTTTGATGTTTCTTCGATCCTGGATTGGGCTGAGAACTTAAGCAAGGCCTCAGAAGAAGAGGTAGCGCAGCAGATGTCCATGCTTCCTCCACCACAAGGTATTGGATCGCATACCTCTAAGCCGCTCATCTGCGCCATTAACGGTCCGGTGGAGGGCGGCGGCTGTGAAATGGCCCTGGGCTGCGATATCCGCTTCATTGCCCGGGACGCCTTCATGGGCCAGCCAGAAGTCAATGCCGGTTTCCCTCCGGGTGGTGGAGGGACCCAGCGTCTGGCTCGTCTGCTAGGGGTGGGTAAGGCGCTGGAACTCTGCCTGACCGGCCGCCGGATTTACGCGGATGAAGCCGAGCGCCTTGGCCTGGTCACCAAGGCTTGCGATCCGGAAGAACTCATGCCCACGGTCATGGCCTTTGCTCAAGCCCTCGCGGCCAGGCCGCCGGTAGGGGTTTCAATTATCAAGAAAGCTATTTATGAGGGTGTGGACATGACCTTACAGGAAGGCCTTATTCTTGAGAGGAAGCTGTTTTTTGAGGCCATCCGGAGTAAGGAAGCGGTCGAATTGATGCGTTTGTATGTCTCGACCGGGCAGGACCGTGAAAAGCTGGCCGCCATGCTCGAGGATCAACAACAAGATTAA
- a CDS encoding class I SAM-dependent methyltransferase — translation MKTYEEALARLLENPKEFFVFQEYRDDRGRHPENFLDFECQFATDQISKFDPENILDIGSYRHFLMGLMAHYQVTTIDVRDRESSLNNETVVTCDATRLDFPDDSFEAVLSMCTLEHVGLGRYGDPIDLDGDKKAMHEMVRVLKPEGVLIFTTTIHNAPPAIAFNAHRIYNYKMIKSFCVDLERVTEKFFSHQTGNFCSIERITTDPRWWDVYCGCWRKT, via the coding sequence ATGAAAACATACGAAGAGGCTTTGGCCAGGTTGCTTGAAAACCCAAAAGAGTTCTTTGTTTTTCAAGAGTATCGAGATGACAGAGGCCGTCATCCTGAAAACTTTTTAGATTTTGAATGTCAATTTGCAACCGATCAGATAAGCAAGTTTGATCCTGAAAATATCCTTGATATCGGATCATACAGGCATTTTCTGATGGGACTCATGGCTCACTACCAGGTAACGACCATTGACGTGAGGGACAGGGAATCAAGTTTAAACAATGAAACCGTGGTCACCTGTGACGCCACCAGGCTGGATTTTCCAGATGATTCATTTGAGGCGGTTCTTTCGATGTGTACCTTGGAACATGTTGGCCTGGGACGGTACGGCGATCCCATAGATTTGGACGGGGATAAAAAGGCGATGCATGAAATGGTCAGGGTTTTAAAGCCTGAGGGAGTTTTGATTTTTACGACCACGATCCACAATGCCCCTCCAGCGATTGCCTTTAACGCCCACCGAATATACAACTACAAGATGATAAAAAGTTTTTGCGTTGACCTGGAACGGGTAACTGAAAAATTCTTCAGCCACCAGACAGGTAATTTTTGTTCCATCGAAAGAATTACTACTGACCCAAGGTGGTGGGATGTTTACTGCGGCTGCTGGCGGAAAACATAA
- a CDS encoding carboxymuconolactone decarboxylase family protein, whose amino-acid sequence MPPYLPLPKDDDLPSDIRETLSTLPPLNVFRMTANAPASFKGFLELATSILLRSEFDVRKREIAVLRVAHVTRSNYVWTQHVRVAKTAGVTEDEITMIAKEDPVVSLDAEGNLLCRVADEISRDIRLSDEALAQILDSYGVRGAAELILCLSYFNMLSRFVESTRVELEKKKAF is encoded by the coding sequence ATGCCTCCATACCTGCCGCTTCCAAAAGATGATGACCTTCCCTCTGATATTAGAGAAACGCTTTCAACTCTCCCGCCCTTGAACGTCTTTCGTATGACTGCCAACGCGCCTGCCAGCTTTAAAGGCTTTCTCGAACTGGCGACTTCCATCCTGCTTAGGAGCGAATTTGATGTGCGTAAGCGCGAAATCGCCGTGCTCCGGGTGGCGCATGTTACACGATCCAATTATGTGTGGACCCAGCATGTCCGCGTCGCTAAAACGGCCGGCGTTACTGAAGATGAGATTACAATGATTGCCAAGGAGGACCCTGTTGTATCCCTGGATGCGGAAGGTAATCTGCTTTGCCGCGTTGCTGATGAAATCAGCCGCGATATTCGACTTAGTGATGAGGCCTTGGCCCAGATTCTCGATTCTTACGGTGTTCGCGGCGCTGCGGAGCTCATCCTCTGCTTGAGCTATTTCAACATGCTCAGCCGCTTTGTCGAATCTACTCGTGTGGAACTCGAAAAAAAGAAGGCCTTTTAG
- a CDS encoding transglycosylase SLT domain-containing protein, whose protein sequence is MTLLGWNKLILLIVFLLLPSQLEGFKRFNHIRDFDPYFKKYSKRFFGPGFNWRYFKSQAIAESGLRPGARSRVGAVGLMQIMPATYKEIARKYPYIKGSREHPRWNVAAGIYYDRQLWKTWKAKRPFEDRLAFMFGSFNAGKGNILKAQRMATRKGLNPNLWQSMASTLPNVTGKRSRETIAYVEKIIHVKEVLR, encoded by the coding sequence ATGACATTGCTTGGCTGGAATAAGCTGATATTATTAATTGTTTTTCTATTGCTGCCTTCCCAGCTCGAAGGATTCAAGCGTTTTAATCACATCAGGGATTTTGATCCGTACTTCAAGAAATACTCAAAAAGGTTTTTCGGACCAGGTTTTAATTGGCGCTATTTCAAATCCCAGGCTATTGCAGAATCCGGCCTCAGACCCGGTGCCCGATCCAGGGTTGGCGCGGTCGGGCTCATGCAGATTATGCCAGCGACTTACAAAGAGATTGCCAGGAAATATCCATATATAAAAGGCAGCCGGGAACATCCACGCTGGAACGTTGCGGCGGGTATCTATTATGACCGGCAGTTATGGAAGACCTGGAAGGCCAAGCGTCCTTTTGAAGATCGTCTGGCCTTCATGTTTGGGTCTTTCAACGCCGGGAAAGGCAACATTTTAAAGGCTCAAAGAATGGCCACCCGGAAGGGGCTCAATCCCAACCTCTGGCAATCTATGGCATCAACCCTGCCAAACGTCACAGGCAAACGAAGCAGAGAGACCATCGCTTATGTCGAAAAAATTATCCATGTCAAGGAGGTCTTGAGGTAA
- a CDS encoding AMP-binding protein produces the protein MNDTPQLRFMSDLIEDNGKVLGENPYILYDEKEVSYAEFDRATCGAANFLVAQGAKPGDGLAILMGNCPEFLTGENG, from the coding sequence ATGAATGACACGCCGCAACTGAGATTCATGTCCGATCTCATTGAAGATAATGGGAAGGTTTTAGGAGAAAACCCATACATTTTATATGACGAGAAAGAAGTCAGTTATGCAGAATTCGACCGGGCGACCTGTGGCGCGGCAAATTTCCTGGTGGCTCAGGGCGCAAAGCCTGGGGATGGTCTGGCCATTCTCATGGGCAACTGCCCGGAGTTTTTAACAGGCGAAAACGGTTAG